In Nostoc sp. GT001, a genomic segment contains:
- the gatA gene encoding Asp-tRNA(Asn)/Glu-tRNA(Gln) amidotransferase subunit GatA has translation MASIRELHQQLVKKERSAVEITQEALERIKALEPKLHSFLCVTADRALEQAGAVDAKIAAGEEIGLLAGIPVGIKDNMCTKGIPTTCASRILENFVPPYESTATQKLADAGAVMVGKTNLDEFAMGSSTENSAYQVTANPWDLSRVPGGSSGGSAAAVSAQECVVALGSDTGGSIRQPASFCGVVGMKPTYGLVSRYGLVAYASSLDQIGPFANTVEDAAILLSAIAGYDPKDSTSLKVAIPNYAASLKPNFKPRGQLRIGIIKETFGEGLDPVVEQAVTKAVDQLQSLGAEIHIISCPRFRYGLPTYYIIAPSEASANLARYDGVKYGYRAPDADNLLSMYTRTRAAGFGTEVKRRIMIGTYALSAGYYDAYYLKAQKVRTLIKQDFEKAFGAVDVLVCPTSPTTAFKAGEKTTDPLSMYLTDLMTIPVNLAGLPSLSLPCGFDEQGLPIGLQLIGNVLREDQLFQVAYAYEQSTTWHLRKPQIS, from the coding sequence ATGGCATCCATCCGCGAGTTGCACCAACAGCTGGTTAAAAAAGAACGTTCTGCCGTTGAAATTACCCAAGAAGCCTTAGAGCGCATTAAAGCGTTAGAGCCGAAATTGCACAGCTTTTTATGTGTGACGGCAGACCGCGCATTAGAGCAGGCGGGTGCTGTGGATGCCAAAATTGCCGCAGGAGAAGAAATTGGGCTGCTAGCGGGCATTCCTGTGGGTATCAAGGACAATATGTGTACCAAGGGGATTCCTACCACCTGCGCCTCCCGGATTTTGGAAAATTTTGTGCCGCCTTATGAATCAACAGCGACGCAAAAACTGGCAGATGCCGGGGCGGTAATGGTAGGCAAAACCAACTTGGATGAGTTTGCAATGGGTAGTTCCACAGAAAACTCTGCCTATCAAGTCACGGCTAATCCTTGGGATTTGTCACGAGTTCCAGGTGGTTCTTCAGGGGGTTCGGCGGCGGCGGTGTCTGCCCAAGAATGTGTAGTTGCTCTCGGTTCTGATACTGGCGGTTCGATTCGCCAACCTGCATCTTTCTGCGGTGTGGTGGGGATGAAACCCACTTATGGTTTGGTTTCTCGTTATGGTTTGGTGGCTTACGCTTCGTCTTTGGATCAAATTGGGCCATTTGCAAACACAGTCGAAGATGCGGCAATATTATTAAGTGCGATCGCAGGTTACGATCCCAAAGACTCTACCAGCCTGAAAGTTGCCATTCCTAACTATGCTGCTAGCTTAAAACCAAACTTCAAACCCAGAGGTCAGCTGAGAATTGGTATCATTAAAGAAACTTTTGGTGAAGGTTTAGACCCTGTAGTGGAACAAGCTGTTACCAAAGCAGTAGATCAACTACAAAGCTTAGGAGCAGAAATTCATATAATTTCTTGTCCCCGTTTTCGCTATGGCTTACCCACCTACTACATCATCGCCCCATCTGAAGCATCAGCCAACCTAGCTCGTTACGATGGCGTTAAATATGGGTATCGTGCTCCTGATGCCGATAATCTGCTATCAATGTACACTCGTACCCGTGCCGCTGGTTTTGGTACAGAAGTCAAACGCCGGATTATGATTGGCACTTACGCCCTTTCGGCTGGCTATTATGACGCTTATTACCTGAAAGCGCAAAAAGTCCGTACTTTGATTAAGCAAGACTTTGAAAAGGCTTTTGGTGCGGTTGATGTGTTAGTTTGTCCCACATCTCCCACTACAGCATTCAAAGCAGGGGAAAAAACTACTGACCCCTTGAGTATGTATTTAACTGACTTGATGACTATTCCTGTAAATCTTGCTGGTTTACCTAGTTTAAGTTTGCCATGTGGTTTTGACGAACAGGGGCTACCGATAGGATTACAGCTAATTGGCAATGTTCTACGAGAAGACCAATTATTTCAGGTAGCTTATGCTTATGAGCAATCTACTACTTGGCATCTGCGTAAACCGCAAATATCTTGA
- a CDS encoding OB-fold nucleic acid binding domain-containing protein encodes MIKIATRKYLGKQNVYDIGVERDHNFAIKNGLIAANCFNKSHSTAYGYVTYQTAYLKANYPLEYMAALLTANSGDTDKVQRYITNCTNMGISIDPPDINRSGVDFTPTAGKILFGFSAVRNVGQNAIACILEARNETGEFKSLADFCDRVDLRAVNRRTLESLIYCGAFDKIESNRQQLINDSELVYDWAQSRAKDRASGQGNLFDLLGDGFSSTQNKRANNAFETAPKSKPVTDLPPQKKLQMEKELLGFYVSDHPLKSLRQITPLLTPINLSQLGEQREDTRLCAVVMLNNVKKVVTKKGDQMAILQIEDLTTQSEAVVFPKTYERISSLLQVDTRLIIWGKVDRRDEQTQFILEDAEPVETVQMVMVELNPQQAGNMEDLHRLKTILQEHSVDKEKAKMPVIGIIQTETSRKLVRLGWQFCVQDSRITVQALQNASFPAHIKSLTGS; translated from the coding sequence ATGATAAAAATAGCCACACGTAAATATTTAGGCAAGCAAAATGTTTATGACATTGGAGTTGAACGCGACCATAATTTTGCGATTAAAAATGGCTTAATAGCTGCTAATTGTTTCAATAAATCCCATTCGACAGCTTATGGTTATGTAACATATCAAACAGCATATTTAAAAGCTAATTACCCATTGGAATATATGGCGGCGCTGTTAACAGCTAACAGTGGTGATACCGATAAGGTACAGAGATACATTACTAACTGTACAAATATGGGGATATCTATAGATCCGCCAGATATTAACCGTTCTGGTGTTGATTTTACGCCAACGGCAGGCAAGATTCTGTTTGGATTTTCGGCAGTGCGTAACGTGGGACAAAATGCGATCGCTTGTATTTTGGAGGCGAGAAATGAGACAGGAGAATTTAAATCACTCGCTGATTTTTGCGATCGCGTGGATTTGCGTGCTGTTAACCGCCGAACTCTGGAGTCGTTGATTTACTGCGGAGCCTTTGACAAAATTGAATCCAACCGCCAACAGTTAATTAACGACTCAGAATTAGTGTATGATTGGGCACAATCTCGTGCGAAAGATAGAGCTAGTGGTCAAGGAAATCTATTTGATTTATTGGGCGACGGCTTTTCTTCAACTCAGAATAAAAGAGCAAATAATGCCTTTGAAACTGCTCCCAAATCTAAACCTGTGACAGATTTACCCCCACAGAAAAAGTTGCAGATGGAGAAAGAATTATTAGGCTTTTATGTATCAGATCATCCACTGAAATCTTTACGGCAAATAACACCACTTTTGACACCAATTAACCTTTCACAACTGGGAGAACAAAGAGAAGATACAAGACTTTGTGCAGTAGTCATGTTGAATAACGTCAAAAAAGTGGTGACAAAAAAAGGCGATCAGATGGCAATTCTGCAAATAGAAGACCTCACTACACAATCAGAAGCTGTAGTTTTTCCGAAAACTTATGAACGCATTAGTTCCTTACTCCAAGTTGATACTAGATTGATTATTTGGGGAAAAGTAGATCGACGTGACGAGCAAACTCAATTTATTCTTGAAGATGCAGAACCAGTAGAAACAGTACAAATGGTAATGGTGGAGTTAAATCCCCAGCAAGCAGGTAATATGGAAGACTTACATCGCTTAAAAACAATTTTACAAGAGCATTCAGTAGACAAAGAAAAGGCAAAAATGCCAGTGATTGGAATTATTCAAACTGAAACTTCTCGTAAACTTGTTCGCTTAGGTTGGCAATTTTGTGTACAAGATTCTAGAATAACTGTTCAAGCTTTGCAAAACGCCAGTTTTCCTGCTCATATAAAATCGCTGACTGGTAGCTGA
- a CDS encoding heme-copper oxidase subunit III — protein sequence MDSYINSEELHHTAAEHTHDEEGNKMFGFIVFLLSESVIFLSFFAGYAIYKTTTPNWLPAGVSGLEVKEPTINTVILVASSFVIYLAERALQRHDLVKFRLFLLATMAMGTYFLVGQAIEWNGLAFGFTSGVFGGTFYLLTGFHGLHVFTGILLQLIILIRSFIPGNYDTGHFGVNATSLFWHFVDVIWIILFVLIYVWQ from the coding sequence ATGGACAGCTATATCAATTCCGAAGAATTGCACCACACAGCCGCAGAACATACCCACGACGAAGAAGGCAACAAAATGTTTGGCTTCATCGTCTTCCTCCTCTCAGAAAGCGTCATCTTCTTAAGTTTTTTCGCTGGATATGCCATCTACAAAACAACAACCCCTAACTGGCTACCAGCAGGTGTTTCTGGACTAGAAGTAAAAGAACCGACAATCAACACAGTAATTCTGGTTGCTAGTAGCTTTGTAATTTACTTAGCAGAACGCGCCCTTCAACGCCACGACTTAGTAAAATTCCGCCTGTTTCTCTTGGCAACAATGGCGATGGGAACTTACTTTTTAGTTGGACAGGCGATTGAATGGAACGGCCTCGCCTTTGGTTTCACTTCCGGGGTATTTGGTGGAACGTTTTATCTACTTACAGGCTTCCACGGTTTGCACGTTTTCACTGGTATCCTGTTGCAGTTAATAATTTTGATCCGTTCTTTCATCCCTGGCAATTACGATACAGGTCACTTCGGCGTCAATGCAACTTCATTGTTTTGGCACTTCGTCGATGTTATCTGGATTATTTTGTTTGTCCTGATCTATGTTTGGCAGTAG
- a CDS encoding cytochrome c oxidase subunit II, producing MKIQKILNILTLLTGAIAITVTSLWIGKQSYSWLPPQAAAESLLIDDLISFLVTLGAFIFLGVTSTLMYSVIFHRAVKDDFTDGPPIEGNITLEVVWTAIPILLVLWIAGYSYQVYEQMGIQGPSEIVHLHNPLRMESAYAEPKDAPANALAEPVEKIDVLAKQWAWVFHYPERDITSTELHLPSDRRIRLALKSQDVLHGFYIPAFRLKQDIIPNHAIDFEFTPIRPGQYRLTDSQYSGTYFATMQANVIVESPEDYQQWLAQAATQKPSIANNQAASEYAQTSHQSVQTGWVTVPPAAPPLVNSPG from the coding sequence ATGAAAATCCAGAAGATTTTAAATATTTTGACGCTGCTTACAGGCGCGATCGCAATCACTGTTACTAGTCTCTGGATCGGCAAGCAGTCTTACTCCTGGCTTCCTCCCCAAGCAGCGGCCGAATCCCTACTAATTGATGATTTGATTAGCTTCTTAGTAACCCTCGGTGCATTCATCTTCTTGGGAGTCACAAGTACTCTGATGTATTCTGTGATCTTCCATCGGGCAGTCAAAGATGACTTCACTGATGGCCCCCCAATTGAAGGTAATATCACCTTAGAAGTTGTTTGGACAGCAATCCCAATTCTGTTAGTGTTGTGGATTGCGGGTTACAGCTATCAAGTTTACGAACAAATGGGAATTCAAGGCCCATCGGAAATAGTTCACCTGCATAATCCGTTGAGAATGGAATCGGCTTATGCAGAACCAAAAGATGCACCAGCTAACGCTTTAGCGGAACCTGTAGAAAAAATCGACGTACTAGCTAAACAGTGGGCGTGGGTTTTTCATTACCCAGAAAGAGATATTACCAGTACCGAATTGCATTTACCAAGCGATCGCAGAATACGTTTAGCGCTGAAATCACAGGATGTTTTGCACGGCTTCTATATTCCTGCGTTCCGCCTCAAGCAGGATATTATTCCTAACCATGCGATCGACTTTGAATTTACTCCCATCCGCCCCGGACAATACCGATTGACCGATTCTCAATATAGCGGTACATACTTTGCGACGATGCAAGCGAATGTCATCGTCGAATCTCCTGAAGATTATCAGCAATGGCTGGCACAAGCTGCAACCCAAAAGCCATCCATAGCAAATAATCAAGCGGCTTCTGAGTATGCCCAAACATCCCATCAATCAGTTCAAACTGGTTGGGTTACAGTTCCACCTGCTGCACCTCCTCTAGTCAATTCACCTGGTTGA
- a CDS encoding DUF2231 domain-containing protein, with amino-acid sequence MNSELIDQLSGSLGPNGLPYTIPIHPNLVHLTIGLFIIAMTFDIVGVLFPFEKWVFKFLAITVERDNLFAVGWYNMLAASIITFFTVGAGFYEMLLAAPPADMKSAWGLQAMETMLWHGVGGVFLLALIVGMTIWRAWQRFVWGKQEYKQTDREVQWIYLFAGIAIMFVMYIHGTLGAQLAAEFGVHNTADNLLRSHQDLNTTLK; translated from the coding sequence ATGAACTCAGAATTAATTGACCAATTGAGCGGCTCTCTAGGCCCAAACGGATTACCTTACACAATTCCTATTCATCCCAACTTAGTCCATCTGACAATAGGTTTGTTCATCATTGCGATGACCTTTGATATTGTTGGTGTTCTGTTCCCCTTTGAAAAATGGGTCTTCAAATTTTTGGCAATTACTGTGGAACGTGACAACTTATTTGCTGTTGGCTGGTACAACATGTTAGCTGCCAGCATCATCACATTTTTCACAGTGGGAGCAGGCTTTTACGAAATGCTGTTGGCAGCACCACCAGCTGATATGAAGAGTGCCTGGGGATTGCAGGCAATGGAAACTATGCTTTGGCATGGTGTGGGTGGTGTGTTCTTATTAGCGCTGATTGTTGGCATGACCATCTGGAGAGCATGGCAGCGCTTCGTTTGGGGCAAACAAGAATATAAACAGACAGATAGAGAAGTGCAATGGATCTATCTGTTCGCAGGCATAGCAATCATGTTCGTTATGTACATCCACGGCACACTAGGAGCGCAACTAGCCGCCGAATTTGGCGTACACAATACAGCAGATAATTTACTGCGATCGCACCAAGACCTCAACACAACACTCAAGTAA
- a CDS encoding DUF2231 domain-containing protein — protein sequence MIEYLTSLNDHNLPYPDTIHPIVVHFVIAMVLFSFFCDVIGYFTGKSGLFEVSWWNMLVATIAIFVAIIFGQFEAGLAQPYSLAKSVLNLHTLIGWSLSGIITAITAWRYVIRARNPQKVSIYYLGAGLVLTLIVGLQVYLGDELVWVYGLHTVPVVEAVKDGVLR from the coding sequence ATGATTGAGTATTTGACATCCTTGAACGACCACAATTTGCCCTATCCAGATACGATTCATCCCATCGTTGTCCACTTCGTCATTGCGATGGTGTTGTTTTCCTTCTTCTGCGATGTAATTGGCTATTTTACTGGTAAATCGGGTCTTTTTGAGGTGAGTTGGTGGAATATGTTAGTTGCCACGATCGCCATCTTCGTCGCGATTATCTTTGGTCAGTTTGAAGCAGGGTTAGCACAGCCTTACAGCCTAGCGAAATCCGTGCTGAATTTGCATACGCTAATTGGTTGGTCGCTTTCAGGAATTATCACGGCGATTACAGCTTGGCGCTATGTAATTCGTGCCCGCAATCCCCAAAAAGTATCGATTTATTATTTGGGAGCCGGACTAGTTTTAACCCTAATAGTTGGCTTGCAAGTATATCTCGGCGATGAACTTGTTTGGGTATATGGATTGCATACCGTGCCAGTTGTGGAAGCAGTAAAGGATGGTGTGTTGCGATGA